GCTCCCCGACGTCGCCGCCGTGGGCCGCGTCACCGAGGGCAGCCCCGTGTCATCCACGCCCCCCGGGAACAGCGCCAGCATCTGCGTGCCATGCGAATACCCATCCGCCGGATGCAGGTCCGTGAAGTCGAACGGCGTCCCATCCCGCGTCTTGAGCTTCGCGGCCGCGCTCAGCGTCACCCGGTGCCCCGACGGCAGCGCCGCGTCCTCCTTCAGGAAGTAGTCGGAGGGATACGGCAACAGACAGTCATGCTCGGACGCCAACGGGTTGCAGCCCTCCGGCACCTGCAGCGGCGGAAGCTCCGAGCCGGAGTCCGGTGTGCCCGCGTCCGGTGTCCCCGCGTCGGGCTGCTCCCCGGCGTCCGGCGTCGGCAGGTCATCGTCCGAGTCCGAGCACCCGCTCAACGCCAACAACGACGCCGCCAACACCCAGCCGCCGTGCTTCCTCATCCGCTTCCACATGGCTTGGACGCTCCTCGCGCGAACACAAATGTCTGTGTCACACGAGTGTCACAGGACACGCCGCGAGCGCAAAGCCTCATCTCACGACACACCGCGCCACGCACCGCCATGACATGCCCAGCGTATGTGCCCACGCACGCAACAGCGTCAGCCCTCACCTGGGGCTGACGCTGAGCTTCCACGGATGTATCAGATTCCGCAGATGTCCTCGGCGAGCGAGATGCACGCGGAGAGGAACTGCGCCGGCGTGCAGCCGCCGTTCTGGGTGCAGACGATGTCGCCGGTGCCCGGCTCGCTGCACCACTGCAACGTCACCCAACACGCGGCCTGGGTGACGGTGCGCTCACCTTCGATGGCCTGGGCGCTCACGTTGCTCTCGCCCGAGGCGTCCCGCACAATCACGGACCTCCCATCGTTCAGCGTGGCCTCGTACCGGGGCCCCTTGTCGTCTGCCGTCGCCTCCGGCGCGGAGCCCTCGCCACAACCCGCGAGCACGCCGACGGAAACAGCCGCGACCATCACGAATGACAGTGCCTTCATGCGCTTCTCCTGGTGATGGAGCCCACCGACCCGAGCTCCGTGGGCGGATATGCAATGACTGTCGAGCCTTCTCCATCGTTGATAGCCACTAGCTGAAATGTTTCCAGCCTCGTCTCAAGTCTGGGATTACAGCCACTCGCAATCACTGCGCATGGATTGCGCCTCGCACATGCCTCCATGAAACCTTTCCGAAGAACCCGGCCCCAACGCGCTCCATGTGCTCACGTGGGAGCGTTCGCTGGTGGACGGCGGGCCTCGGGCACGTGCGGGTGCGCGCCAGGACACGGGGCTTCGGGGTAGGTTCAAGCCACCATGCCGTCCGTGAAGCAACTGCGCCCGTTCGCCCTGGCAACCCTGGAAGCCTTCCTCGACGCCTCCGGGCCCGTGGTCCTCGTCCAACAGCCGCCCGAGCCCGTCTTCCAACAGGTGGCGATGCGGCTGGGCGAGGCGCGCACCGTGGGCATGGCCCACCGCACCCGGCTGGTGGACCGGCTCTTCGTCATGCTGCGCGGCTTCGACGCGCTGGAGGTCCACTTCCTGCGTCCGGCCGTGGACGGGCAGGAGCTCACCGTGGGACGGATGGAGGGCTGCACGCTCATCGTCCCGGACCCGTCCGTGTCCAAGCACCACGCCACGCTCAAGTGGCACGCGTCGGCGGGGGACTGCTCGGTCCGGGACGTGGGCTCGATGAACGGGACCTGGGTCAACACCGCCGCGCTGACGCCCGAGCAGGACGTGCTGCTCACCGATGGCGACGCGCTGGGTTTCGGCGATGCCCAGTTCCTCTACCTGCGCACCGAGACGCTGCACGCGCACCTGCGCATGGCCAGCCCCAGCGCCCGGGGCTGAACCCACACCCCTGGGGAATGTCCCGGACAGCACGGACGTAGGGAGGACGCCCTGGCGCCCAGGCGGGCCTCGGTGACAGGGGTGTCACCTACATTCAGCCACTTCGTGCGGCGGGGCATGTGGCCCGGCGCTATGACTGCGGTTCTCGTGCGCTTGGGAGCGTGTTGATGGTCAGGCCGTTGCTTCTCCTCCTGGTCTACGTGGTCGCCTGGACCGTCCTGAAGTCGTTCTGGCCCGCGATGGCGCGAGGGTGGCGCCGGTGGGTGCTGCTCGGCGGCTCGGCGCTGTCCCTGGCCGTCTGGCTGGTGCCGGCCATCGCCGGCCGCAACGCCGAGGTCCCCGCCCTGCTGCGCATCCTCGCCACGGGCTGGTCCATCTCCGCCATCATCATCTTCCTCGTCGGCGGCCCCCTGGCCCTGCTGCGCCGGTGGCTGGACCGCCGCGCCCAGGCGAAGGCCTCCCCTGACGTCATGACGACCCAGGCCCCGGCCCCCGTGTCCGCCCCCAGCGGAACGCCCGCCCCCCACTCCACGCAGGCCAGCGCCCTGGAGTCGCTGACGTCCGCGCGGATGAGCCGGCGCAACCTGCTGACGAACGCGGGGCGCGCGGTGCCGCTGCTCGCGGTGGGGACGAGCACGGCGGGCCTGGCCAGCGGCTCCATGGGCTTCAAGGTGGAGTCGGTGGAGGTGCGCCTGCCCGGCCTGCCCGCCGCGCTGGATGGGTTCCGCATCGGCCAGATTACCGACGTGCACGTGGGCACCTTCATCGACACCCAGTACCTGCGCGACACCGTGGCCGCGATGAACGAGGCCAAGGTGGACCTCCAGGTGATGACGGGGGACCTCATCGATGACCTGGACCAGCTCGACGCCACCATGGCCGCGCTGGAGGAGTGCCGCGCGCCTCACGGCATGCTCGCGGTGCTCGGCAATCACGAGCACTGGCGCGGGCTGGACGAGGTCGTCGGGGCCTACGCGAAATCGCAGTCACGTGGCGGCCCGGTGCGGCTGCTCGTGGACGAGTCCCACACCTTCGAGCACGGCGGTCAGCGCGTGCGCGTGGTGGGCGTGGACTACCCCATGTCCGGCCGCAGCCACCGCGTGAAGGCCGCGCGCATGAAGCAGTCCGCCGAGCAGGCCTTCCAGGGTGTCTCGCCCGACGAGGTCGTGCTGTGCCTCACGCACCACCCGGACTTCTTCGACCACGCCGCCGAGCGCGGGGCGCGGCTGACGCTGGCGGGCCACACCCACGGCGGCCAGGTGGCCTTCTTCGGCGTGCCGTTCTTCTTCTTCGCCTTCCAGTACATGCTCGGCCGCTACCGCCGGGGCGACCACCAGCTCTACGTGTCTGGCGGCACCGGACACTGGCTGCCCTTCCGCCTGGGCGTCCCGCCCGAGGTCACGGTGCTCACGCTCCGCTCGGCGTGAGCACTGGCGCGGACTGCTGGCCGTAGGTCTTGAACTTCTCCAGCACCCGCGCCATCTCCGCGTCGTCGAGCAGCACGGGCTCGCCCACCTGGAGCGCGCGCCAGTACATGGCCGCGAGCGTCTCCACCTCCACCGCCAGCTTGAAGGCCGAGGGCAGGTCCCGCCCCAGCGCGAGCATGCCGTGGTTCGCCATCAGGCACGCCTTGCGACCCTCCAGCGCGTCCAGGACGTTCCGCGCCAGCTCCGCGGTGCCGAACGTGGCGTACGGCGCGCACCGCACGTCCACGCCGCCCGCCGCGCAGACCATGTAGTGGAAGGCGGGGATGCCGCGTCGCAGGCACGCCAGCGTGGTGCTGAACATGGAGTGCGCATGCAGCACCGCGCCTACCTCCGGGCGGGCCTCCAGGATGTCGCGATGGAGCTGCCACTCGGACGACGGGCGGCGGAGGCCCTCGTGGCTTCCGTCCATGCGCATGAGGACCATGTCCTCCGGCACCAGCGCGTCGTAGTCCATGCCGGTGGGGGTCAGGAGGAAGCCTCCGTCCACGCGCACGCTCAGGTTGCCGCTCGTGCCCTGGTTGAGCCCCGCCGCGTTCATCTTCCGGCAGGTGGCGATCATCGTCTCGCGCACCGCGCGCTCGTCCTTCATGAGTCCACCCTCGCGCGCTCCGGGAACAGCGAGCGCAGGCCTGCATCACTCGCCGGACACACGCCTTGCGAGTCCTTCACGGCCCCACCTCCGCGTGCTCCGTGAAGAGCGAACGCAGGCCTGCATCACTCGCCGGACACACGCCTTGCGAGTCCTTCACGGCCTCACCTCCGCGCGCTCCGGGAACAGCGAGCGCAGACCCGCCTCGCTCGCCGGACACACGCCCCGCTCGGTGATGAGCGCCGTCACCAGCCGCGCCGGCGTCACGTCGAAGGCGTAGTTGGCGGAGGGGCTGCCCTCCGGCGTCACCCGCACCGTGGCCACCTCCCCCGAGGCGAGCCGGCCGGTGACGTCGCTCAGCTCCGAGCCATCGCGCTGCTCGATGGGAATCTCCCGCACGCCGTCGCGCAGGCGCCAGTCGATGGTCGGCGAGGGCAGCGCCACGTAGAAGGGCACGCCGTTGTCCTTCGCCGCGAGCGCCTTGAGGTAGGTGCCAATCTTGTTCGCCACGTCACCCTGCGCGGTGGTGCGGTCCGTGCCGACGATGCACAGGTCCACCTGGCCGTGCTGCATGAGATGGCCGCCCACGTTGTCGGCGATGACGGTGTGCGGGACGCCGTGCTGCCCCAGTTCCCACGCCGTCAACTGCGAGCCCTGGTTGCGAGGGCGCGTCTCGTCCACCCAGACATGCACGGGCAGGCCCGCGTCGTGCGCCAGGTAGATGGGCGAGAGCGCCGTACCGAAGTCCACCGTCGCGAGCCACCCCGCGTTGCAGTGGGTGAGCACCTCCAGCCGGCCCTTCCTCCCCTTCTTCTCCCACGCGGCCTCCAACAACTTCAGGCCGTGCTCCCCCAGCGCGCGGTTGATGGCCACGTCCTCGTCGCACAGCTCCGCCGCGCGCCGCTTCGCCGCCTCCACGCGCTCGACAGGGCGCAGCGGCGTCAACACGCGGCGCATCTCCTCCAGCGCCCAGTGCAGGTTGACGGCGGTGGGCCGCGTCTCGCCCAGCACCGCGAGCGCCCGTGTCAGCGCCGCGTCGGAGGCGTCCGCGCGCAACGCCAGCCAGACCCCGTAGGCGGCCGTCGCGCCGATGAGCGGAGCCCCCCGCACCCGCATCGCGCGGATGGCGTGCGCGGCCTCGTCCAGCGTCTCCAGCCGCGCGGTGACGAAGGCGTGGGGCAGCCGCGTCTGGTCGATGATGCCCACCGCGCAAGCATCCGGCTCCAGCCAGACGGCGCGGGTGGGCTTGCCGTGGACCTTCATCGCCCGAGCACCCTTCCCGCCACCGAGGACAGCTTCGCCACCATCGCCGCGTCGCGGGCCTCGGGCGCGGTGATGAGCGCGTGCTCCAGCGCGCGCTGACACCCCTGCCGACAGGGCCCCTCGTGTCCACCGAGCAGCGGCACCACCTGCTTCACCAGCGAGCGCGCCTTGCTCGCGTTGCCCACCAGCACGGAGACGACCTGGTCCACGGTGACGGCGTCGTGCTCGGGGTGCCAGCAGTCGAAGTCCGTCACCATGGCCACCGTCGCGTAGCAGAGCTCCGCCTCACGGGCGAGCTTGGCCTCCGGCATGTTCGTCATGCCGATGACGTCACAGCCCCACCCCCGGTACAGCCGGCTCTCCGCGAGCGAGGAGAACTGCGGCCCCTCCATCGCCAGATACGTGCCGCCCCGGTGCGCGGCCACGCCCAGCGCGTCGCACGCGGCCACCACCGCGTCGCCCAGGCGCGAGCACGTGGGCTTCGCCATGGACACGTGCGCCACCAGCCCCGTGCCGAAGAAGCTCTTCTCCCGCGCGAAGGTGCGGTCCACGAACTGGTCCACCACCACGAAGGTGCCCGGCGGCAGGTCCTCGCGCAGGCTGCCCACCGCGGACAGCGACACCAGGTCCGTCACCCCACTGCGCTTGAGCGCGTCGATGTTCGCCCGGAAGTCAATGTCGCTCGGGGCGATGCGGTGCCCTCGGCCATGGCGCGGGAGGAACACCACTTGCGTGCCCTCGAGCATGCCGAAGCACAGCTCGTCGGAGGGCTCGCCGAAGGGCGACGACACCTTCCTCCACGCGACGTCCTTCAGGCCATCCATCTGGTACAGGCCACTGCCACCGATGATGCCGATGACGGGCGCGGGGGCTCGGGACATGGGTCTTCTCCGGGGTCGAGAGGCCCCGCCAGCGTACCAGCCTCCCCGGGACTCACGTGGGTTGACAGTGTCACGCGCGACTCTATATTCAACCTCATGGTTGAACAACACGCGAGCCAGCTCGACCACACGTTCCATGCGCTGTCGGACCCGACACGTCGGGCGATGCTGCGCAACCTGTCGGTGCACGAGCGCAGCGTCGGAGAGCTGGCGGCCCCCTTCCAGATGTCGCTGGCGGCGGCGTCCAAGCACATCAAGGTGCTGGAGCGCGCGGGGCTGGTGCACCGCGAGGTGAAGGGCCGCACGCACGTCTGCCGGCTCAACGCCCGGCCGCTGTCGGACGCGCAGGACTGGATTCGCTACTACGAGCGCTTCTGGAGCGAGCGGCTCGACATGCTGGAGAGCCTGCTGCGCGGTGAGGCGTCCACGCCCCCTTCCCCTCCCCCCAAGAAAGGACGCACCCGGTGAACCCCTCGAAGACGGTCCAGGTCCAACTCACCCGCTTCTTCGCCGTCAGCGCCGAGCGCGTCTTCGACGCGTGGCTGAGCCCCGAGACGCTCGGCCGGTGGATGTGGGGCCCGAGCGTGCGCGACGAGGAGGTGCTGCACCTGCGCCTCGACGCGCGCGTGGGCGGAGGCTTCTCGTTCCTGGTGCGCAGGAAGGGCCAGGACATCGACCACATCGGGACCTATCTGGAGATAGCCCGTCCCCAGCGACTGGTCTTCACGTGGGCCATCCGCGAGGAGACGATGAGCGAGGAGAACATCAGCCGCGTCACCCTGGACTTCCGACCGAAGGACTCGGGATGTGAGCTGACGTTGACGCACGTCATGTCCGACACGTGGGCGGAGTACGCGGACCGCACGCAGGCGGGCTGGGCCACCATGCTCACCACCCTGGCGCGCGAGCTCTCCGCGGAGGCCCCGCGCCATGGCTGAGCATGGCGTCGTCACCGAGCCCCAGACGGTGCGCCTGGAGCGCGTGCTGCCGGGCCCGCTGGAGCGCGTGTGGACGTTCCTCACGGACCCGGAGCTGCGGGGGAAGTGGCTCGCCGGCGGGGACATGGAGCTGCGCGAGGGTGGAAGCGTCGAGCTGCGCTTCCAGCACTCCAACCTCTCCCACGAGCCGGTGCCCCAGCGCTACCAGGTGATGCGCGACGGCCATCGCCACACGGGGCGCGTCCTCCGCTGCGAGCCGCCGCACGTGCTGAGCTACACCTGGGCCGAGCAGACGGGCGCCCCCTCCGAGGTCACCTTCGAGCTGAGCGCTCGGGGCCCGGACGTGCTGCTCGTCGTCACGCACCGTCGCCTCGTCACGCGCGAGGACCGCGTCAGCGTCGCGAGCGGCTGGGACACGCACCTGGGCATCCTCGAGGACCGGCTGCGCGGACAGACGCCTCGCGGCTTCTGGTCCACCCACGCCCGCCTGGAGGCCGAGTACGAGGAGCGCTTCCCCCGGGATTGAAGTCCTCGGGCGCGTGACGGGCCCTCGCCCCGTTGCCCGCCGCGGCTCGGGACATCGAGGCGCACCTTCCTGGGGAGATTCACGCTCCCTGGGAGGACGCCATGAAGGTCGAAGAAGCCATGACCGCCAATCCCGTCACCTGTCTGCCCGACACGGGCATCGAACAGGCGGCGCGATGGATGGTCGAGTGTGATTGCGGAGCCCTGCCCGTCATCGACGCCGACAACCGGCCGCTGGGCATCATCACGGACCGGGACATCACCTGCCGCATCATCGCCAAGGGGAAGGACCCCTACATGCTGGACGTGACGGCGGCGATGAGCGCGCCCGCGGCCACCGTGTACCGCGACACCACCCTGGAGGATTGCCTGGCGTTGATGGAGCAGAACCAGGTGCGGCGCATGGTGGTGCTCGACGATGACAACACCGTGTGCGGCATGGTGGCGCAGGCGGACCTGGTGAAGTGTCTGGACGCGGAGGAGACCGCCGAGCTGATGCGCGAGGTCTCCGTCGACACGGAGTCCGCGTCGCAGGTGCACTGACGACAGCGTGTCCTGGAGCCTCAGTCGCCGCCGAGCGCGAACGCGGCCATGCGCCGCACGCGGTCCGGCCCCGAGCGCTCCAGCACGTCGTTGTGCCCCGCGTCCGGCACCGTCACCACCGTGGCGCGAGGGAACCGCGTGCCCAGCTGACGCCCCATCTCCACCGGGATGAGCGTGTCCTGCTCGCCGTGGATGATGAGCACCGGCAGGTCGAGGCCCTGCGCCTTCGACAGGGTGTCGAAGCGGTCCCTCACGAGCAGCGCGGTGGGGAGGAAGGGCAGCATCGTCGCCGCCATGTCGGGGATGGAGGTGTAGGGCGCCACCAGCATGACGCGCGCGCCATGGCCCCGGCGCGCCATCTCCACCGCCACGCCCGTGCCCAGGCTGCGGCCGCTGAGCACCGTGCGCTCCGGCGGGACACCTTGGGTGCGCAGCATCGCGAGCGCGGCCTCCGCCGCCGCGTAGATGCCCTGCTCGGAGGGGGCTCCGGGGGAGGCGCCGTAGCCCGGGTACTCGACGGCCAGGAAGCCCAGGCCGTTCGACTGGAGGAACAGGCCCAGGTCGAGCTGGTCGAGGAGCTGCTCCCCGTTGCCGTGGAAGTGCACCACCGTCGGCGCGCCCTCGGGCCCTGGCAGTTGGAGCAGGTCCACGTAGGCCTCTTTGCTCAATGGCAGCTGGCTGAAGCCGTCCGCCGCGGGGAGCGCAATGGAGGCCTTGGGCGCGGGGAAGAGCAGTGAGCGCTGGAAGACGAAGGCCGCGACACACAGCGCGACGTAGAGGACCGCGAAGACGGAGAGGAGAATGGTGAGCATGCGGCGGAGGCGGACCATGGACCCGCCCAGTCTGCCCCATTCCGGACCCCGCTATGTGAACAGGCCCAGCGGAGTGCCGGGGGAGTACCCCGGGAACACCCGGGTCAGGTCCACGCCAGGGCGACAGGCGCGCAGGACCTCGGACAGCGGGGCTCGCACATCGGTCCACGCGGGCACGTCCCGACCGTCCTGGAGCCGGTCCGCGGTCAGGGGCTCGAAGCGCCCGTACGCGCGGCCTCCGCGCACGCCGCCACCGAGCACGAGCATCGCGCTCCCGACGCCGTGGTCCGTGCCTCGACTGCCGTTCTCGCGCACGGTGCGGCCGAACTCCGTCAGGACCACCACCGTCACGTGTTCGAGCCGTGGGCCCAGATCGCGCGCGAAGGCGGACAGCGCGCCGGACAGCTCCGCGCAGCGATTGGCGAAGGTGCCTGTCGCCGCGCCCTGCGCCGCGTGGGTGTCCCAGCCGCCCATCTCCGTGGCGGCGACCTCCAGGCCCACGTCGCCCTTGATGAGCCGGGCGATGTCCGCCAGTCGCTGGCCCAGGGGCGCGCGGGGGTACTCGACGCCGGAGGTGGGCGGCAGCCGGGCGAGGTGCTCTTCGTCCAGGTGCGAGAGGGCCTCGAAGGCGCCCTGCCCCGTGGTGCGCAGCGCGTCGTCCACGGCGCCGGCATAGAGCGCCTCGAAGCCCCTCGTGGCCTGTGCTCCTCGATTGCCCACGCGCAGCCGGAACTCCTCCAGTCGCCCC
The Myxococcus fulvus DNA segment above includes these coding regions:
- a CDS encoding alpha/beta hydrolase — its product is MLTILLSVFAVLYVALCVAAFVFQRSLLFPAPKASIALPAADGFSQLPLSKEAYVDLLQLPGPEGAPTVVHFHGNGEQLLDQLDLGLFLQSNGLGFLAVEYPGYGASPGAPSEQGIYAAAEAALAMLRTQGVPPERTVLSGRSLGTGVAVEMARRGHGARVMLVAPYTSIPDMAATMLPFLPTALLVRDRFDTLSKAQGLDLPVLIIHGEQDTLIPVEMGRQLGTRFPRATVVTVPDAGHNDVLERSGPDRVRRMAAFALGGD
- a CDS encoding class II aldolase/adducin family protein: MKDERAVRETMIATCRKMNAAGLNQGTSGNLSVRVDGGFLLTPTGMDYDALVPEDMVLMRMDGSHEGLRRPSSEWQLHRDILEARPEVGAVLHAHSMFSTTLACLRRGIPAFHYMVCAAGGVDVRCAPYATFGTAELARNVLDALEGRKACLMANHGMLALGRDLPSAFKLAVEVETLAAMYWRALQVGEPVLLDDAEMARVLEKFKTYGQQSAPVLTPSGA
- a CDS encoding S-methyl-5'-thioadenosine phosphorylase; its protein translation is MSRAPAPVIGIIGGSGLYQMDGLKDVAWRKVSSPFGEPSDELCFGMLEGTQVVFLPRHGRGHRIAPSDIDFRANIDALKRSGVTDLVSLSAVGSLREDLPPGTFVVVDQFVDRTFAREKSFFGTGLVAHVSMAKPTCSRLGDAVVAACDALGVAAHRGGTYLAMEGPQFSSLAESRLYRGWGCDVIGMTNMPEAKLAREAELCYATVAMVTDFDCWHPEHDAVTVDQVVSVLVGNASKARSLVKQVVPLLGGHEGPCRQGCQRALEHALITAPEARDAAMVAKLSSVAGRVLGR
- a CDS encoding SRPBCC family protein, whose translation is MAEHGVVTEPQTVRLERVLPGPLERVWTFLTDPELRGKWLAGGDMELREGGSVELRFQHSNLSHEPVPQRYQVMRDGHRHTGRVLRCEPPHVLSYTWAEQTGAPSEVTFELSARGPDVLLVVTHRRLVTREDRVSVASGWDTHLGILEDRLRGQTPRGFWSTHARLEAEYEERFPRD
- a CDS encoding CBS domain-containing protein, with product MKVEEAMTANPVTCLPDTGIEQAARWMVECDCGALPVIDADNRPLGIITDRDITCRIIAKGKDPYMLDVTAAMSAPAATVYRDTTLEDCLALMEQNQVRRMVVLDDDNTVCGMVAQADLVKCLDAEETAELMREVSVDTESASQVH
- a CDS encoding FHA domain-containing protein translates to MPSVKQLRPFALATLEAFLDASGPVVLVQQPPEPVFQQVAMRLGEARTVGMAHRTRLVDRLFVMLRGFDALEVHFLRPAVDGQELTVGRMEGCTLIVPDPSVSKHHATLKWHASAGDCSVRDVGSMNGTWVNTAALTPEQDVLLTDGDALGFGDAQFLYLRTETLHAHLRMASPSARG
- a CDS encoding metallophosphoesterase, encoding MVRPLLLLLVYVVAWTVLKSFWPAMARGWRRWVLLGGSALSLAVWLVPAIAGRNAEVPALLRILATGWSISAIIIFLVGGPLALLRRWLDRRAQAKASPDVMTTQAPAPVSAPSGTPAPHSTQASALESLTSARMSRRNLLTNAGRAVPLLAVGTSTAGLASGSMGFKVESVEVRLPGLPAALDGFRIGQITDVHVGTFIDTQYLRDTVAAMNEAKVDLQVMTGDLIDDLDQLDATMAALEECRAPHGMLAVLGNHEHWRGLDEVVGAYAKSQSRGGPVRLLVDESHTFEHGGQRVRVVGVDYPMSGRSHRVKAARMKQSAEQAFQGVSPDEVVLCLTHHPDFFDHAAERGARLTLAGHTHGGQVAFFGVPFFFFAFQYMLGRYRRGDHQLYVSGGTGHWLPFRLGVPPEVTVLTLRSA
- a CDS encoding ArsR/SmtB family transcription factor, whose translation is MVEQHASQLDHTFHALSDPTRRAMLRNLSVHERSVGELAAPFQMSLAAASKHIKVLERAGLVHREVKGRTHVCRLNARPLSDAQDWIRYYERFWSERLDMLESLLRGEASTPPSPPPKKGRTR
- the mtnA gene encoding S-methyl-5-thioribose-1-phosphate isomerase; protein product: MKVHGKPTRAVWLEPDACAVGIIDQTRLPHAFVTARLETLDEAAHAIRAMRVRGAPLIGATAAYGVWLALRADASDAALTRALAVLGETRPTAVNLHWALEEMRRVLTPLRPVERVEAAKRRAAELCDEDVAINRALGEHGLKLLEAAWEKKGRKGRLEVLTHCNAGWLATVDFGTALSPIYLAHDAGLPVHVWVDETRPRNQGSQLTAWELGQHGVPHTVIADNVGGHLMQHGQVDLCIVGTDRTTAQGDVANKIGTYLKALAAKDNGVPFYVALPSPTIDWRLRDGVREIPIEQRDGSELSDVTGRLASGEVATVRVTPEGSPSANYAFDVTPARLVTALITERGVCPASEAGLRSLFPERAEVRP
- a CDS encoding SRPBCC family protein yields the protein MNPSKTVQVQLTRFFAVSAERVFDAWLSPETLGRWMWGPSVRDEEVLHLRLDARVGGGFSFLVRRKGQDIDHIGTYLEIARPQRLVFTWAIREETMSEENISRVTLDFRPKDSGCELTLTHVMSDTWAEYADRTQAGWATMLTTLARELSAEAPRHG
- a CDS encoding DUF1501 domain-containing protein; translation: MSQSLSRRRLLHALGLSGVGLLFTPGLLRGVQAATPPSRRTLVTVFLRGGVDGLSLVPPVEDAAYHRARPSLALKSSGDGAALSLSSPFGLHPRLEPLLPLWKEGQLAVLHGVGLPTPVRSHFDAQDFVESGTPGRKSTPDGWLNRALGSEAQAHAAPLRAVALQSTLPRALFGDAGALAMGRLEEFRLRVGNRGAQATRGFEALYAGAVDDALRTTGQGAFEALSHLDEEHLARLPPTSGVEYPRAPLGQRLADIARLIKGDVGLEVAATEMGGWDTHAAQGAATGTFANRCAELSGALSAFARDLGPRLEHVTVVVLTEFGRTVRENGSRGTDHGVGSAMLVLGGGVRGGRAYGRFEPLTADRLQDGRDVPAWTDVRAPLSEVLRACRPGVDLTRVFPGYSPGTPLGLFT